catgaggaacatgtccATACACCAAGAGCCAGTTTTTTACACAGAAAAATGGGAAACCGCATACTATgatgtcagaaaaggtgtgcgtcagggttgcatcctttcaccttacctattcaatctctatgctgagcacataatccaagaaactggactatatgaagaagaattgggcatcaggattggaggaagactcattatcaacctgtgctgggcagatgacacacccttgcttgctgaaagtgaagaggagttgaaacacttattgatgaagactgaagaccaaagccttctgtgtggattacatctcaacatcaagaaaacaaaaatcctcacaactgtaccaataagccccatcataataaatggagaaaagatcgaagttgtcaagaatttcattttacaatcaagaaatcaaaagacccattgcattgggcaaatctgatacaAAGCACCTCTCTGAAgcgttgaaaaccaaagatgtcaccttgaagactacggtgcacctgacccaaagcatggtattctcaatcgcatcatatgcatgtgacagctggacaatgaataaggaacaccaaagaattaatctttttaaactgttgtgttggtgaagactattcaatatatcatggactgccacaaaaacaaagaaatctgtcttggaacaagtacaaccagaatgtccttagaagcaaagatggcgggACTGCTTCTTCCATACTATAGACAtgatgtcaggagagatcagtccctggagaaggacatcctgcttgggaaagcacagggtcagtagaaaagaatgagaccctcaatgagatcaaTTGACATGATGGCTAGAAGGATGGGCTCAAGTAGAACAAtacttgtgaggatggtgtaagactgggcagtgttttgttctgtgatacatagggtagctaggagttagaactgactcaagggcacctaacaacaacatgcaagaggTGGAGACCTGGTGGGGCTTCCAGATTATCTGCTTCTTTACAAACACCCTGATCCCATTCTGGGCTTGTTTCCACGTCCACCTCCCAGTAATGGCTGCCAGAGGTGAACAGAGGGGAGCCAAAGACACACACGAAGTTAAATCTCTCAGCACAATCTTCCCAATTGTGGATGAAAATTCATTGTCGAACACAGGTTCTCAGAAATTATGAGGTTATTGTTGTCTGTGTCAACATCTAAGGTCATATCCACTTGACACTTCAGCATCCTTTCCTCCACAGAATAGGTGCCAGCTGGGGCTCCAGTTCCTTGATACTGGAAACCACCTCATGCAGCTGGAAGTTCTGTCTgatgtctttcttcctagtaaTCAGAGGGCAGAATGGACACAATAAAATTTCCCACAAGGCTGCATCTGCAGTGAATTGAAGCAGGAAAGCAGCAGGCATTGCCACATTTCAGGTACATGGGGTTTTCAGGATAACCCCAGCATATAGGACATCTGCTTGCTTTTTCCATTGTTCAGCCATGGACGCTTTCTTTGTATCAGCAGGTTCTTCTCTGGCTTCCAGTGTCTTCTACCAACAGTCAGTTCTGGAATGATGTCCACAGATTGAGAGCTTTTATAAAGAGTCCCTCCTCCTACCTACTGACATCCGGACTCTCTTTAGTTCAATCAAACATTGATTGTATTCTGACATCAATGATATTTTTACTCATACAATGGAGAAGTTACAACAACCTAAGTAGATAATTTTATCTTGAgagtaatttattttaaatatgaaacAATTGGGAGAGTATCATCTAGACAGGGTCCTGTATATTAAGTCTGTTCATCTGGCTTTAGAATTGaaacatttaaaatgaaatatttggcaTCAATTGCAATCCTTAAGAATGGAGCTAGTTTGAAATACTTCTTGCTCACAAAAGTAAAACCTCAGCTTTAGATAAAGGAATTCAAACCATATCAGAAGGCTTTTTAGGAATTGCATTCATCACACCACAGTAATTCCTGAAAGGAATTTTTCTGCAGAGTCCAAAGATTCTGTCTTAaaagcatagtaaaaaaaaaaaaaaaacccaaaaccattcCCCAATACTCCAGGTCAAGCCAGTCAAGGTCCTGGTTTTTGGTTGACTCAGCAGGTACCACCACCAGATCAACAACCCTATGTTtaattggagtcctggtggcagaggggatgagagctcagctgctaatgttTAGACAGAGAGAGGTCAAACTCTGGCTAAGCAGGattcagcacttggctgctaagagaCGTTAGAGGTCCAACCATGTGAAAATCAGCTTCcaaaaagatgacagccttggaaagcctatggggcagatgTGTAGAGTCGCatctgaatcaaaatcaactcctcagcaaggggtttgggttttctctttttgtatgtatgaagGTATGGATGTATGCAAATATGCACatgcatacatgtatacataatgTTTATTTATCTTACTATCtcagtaaattttatttattctacaACCAGTTTacaatgttcttccattttgtgagTTTTCTTGCTTCTTGTAGATTGCATCttgcctcatcaatataactgcctcaaatactgcttcattaacatcgtcGATTTACATCACAcaggaaaattgcatcagatgacacaatgggggacaatcacacaatactgggaatcggcctagccacattttaaggggacacaattcaatccataacaaagtcctttgcccacttttttaattgggttctttgtatATTTGTGCTTTGGTTGCAAAAGTTCTTCTCTTTGTTGTTTTGAATTTGGATATGAGACCCTTATTAGATAGGGTTCCTGATACCTTTCTCCTCATGTGTATGTTGTGTCTTTACTTTCTTCatatcgccacatctttcttatgCACCTTATCGCACAACTAGTAGGTGTCTATGCTTAAGGAATGAGGTCCCGGAGAAATAAAAAAGCACTCTAGAAACAGGTGCTGCATATGGAGGGAGAAGCAAGTTATTTGCTATTCCTAGGGAAATCAAACTCCCTAAAAAGCCAGCCCCTTTTTCTTGATCAGGTTAGCAAATGTAGATAGCAACACAGTAAATTTCTATTTCTGGGCTAAGCACCTGTGTAAATTCAAGTTCACGAAGTGACTCATATGAGACAAGTCAGTCCCCAAGTAGTGCTTCTCACAACTTAATCTGCACATGAATCAATTGAGAATATTGCTATTTGGATGCAGTAGGGCTGGGTTGCACCTGAAAATGCGTATTTCAAGCAAATTCTAGGTCCAAGAATAAACTGTGTGTATGGAAGTTCTTCTTACTATTCAGTTAATCAAACAAATGCATATCTATATGGACCTTTGGGGTTTAGATTATGTGCAAATAAAAATACCCACACAAAATGTCCTAATACTGAACATTTTATTAACACTGAAGAAAATTTACAATACAACTTTCCAGTAAATGTAAATAACAAAAAAGATCAATAGAATATTCCCAATGCTGGTTTCCACTTAAACATTCCCACAGACTCAAAACCTTAGCCTCAGTACAGGGCACTGCTTAAAGCAGACAGATCCCACTGATGGGTTCTTTAAGTCTTTCCAAAACTTACTCACTTTCACACCAAATACAATTAATTACATAGCTTCCAGTGACAGTATACTTGAATATTTACCCCCATGTTGACTTTGTTCCTATCAAAATAACTAAATTAGAACGACTACTATAGGCCTGTTGCATAAGGTCCATATTATATTCAACTTAATATGCAAAATTAAAATAGGCAGTCTCAGCATGTCTGtcttttgacaatacctgagagtCCACCATTGCACTCCCACCACATCTGAGGATGTGATTCAACAAATACACCCTGTTCCCTGCATCTTTCCCCTCTGTGCTCATTTAGTCACAATCCATTGATGTGAGGCTTGAGGCTGAGGGTCCCTACCATAGAGGTCTCACCCAGTCACTCCCCTTAAAAGGAGGCCAGAAGCCTCACTAGAATCCGGGAACTGTGTCTCTCACAATTCTCAAGAACCTAAGGGCTCCGTACAAGAAGTGTACGCTACTCAGGAGGGAGAGAGGTGGGAGATGTTCTGAACCTGGAGCTCCACTGTCCATTTTCCAGTCTTGTGAAGACAATTCTGAGCGGCTGTCGTGCAACAGAGCTAGAAAGTGGGGGTGGAAGGATAGGGCTGGTTTCAACAGTATTCAGTTGAGGTCTACTGTGTGGAGGCTGGAGGTCAGTCATCCCGGTGACTTGGGGTGGCCCGTTGGGTCCAAATTCAGTTGAATTGAAGAGAGGCTGGCCAGCTCCCACATCAAGTCTCTTTCTGCTCTCTTGCACAATCTGGAGGGTTGtgagttttgctttcttcacagaaTTCAGGCAGTTTTGTTTGGGAGTCTGGGCAGATCTTTTTCCTGGTGCCTGAACGCTGAGTGGAGAGTCCTGGCCCCTTCTACCTCTGGTAGGCTGTGGACTGGATTTTGAGATCCTATCAGGACCCTGGGCTTCTGCCTTGGGGCTGAGGACATGGCCCAGGGCAAGGGTTTTGGAGGCCGGCTGGGAAACATAATAAGCACAAGCATCACATCTGTTGTCTGTTGTCTTGGCCATGAGGGTAGAGTCCTGgccaaagtgtttggttgctgGCTGAGAAGAGCCAGTGATATCCACTTCTTTAGTTTGTCCATGAGATGAGAAGAAGCTTGGATCGTGATCTTGGATAGGAGACCTTTCAAGGAAGATGGATTTCTGGTCAGGTTTCCTTACAGGTGTCCAGTTTCTGAGAGAAGGGTCCAGGACAGATCGCATCGTGGTAGTGTGAACGGGCATGGGCCTGCAAGGATGCTGTGGGAGAAGACACCGCAGGACATATATTAGTATTTCCTCCAAGTCaagtggaaaagaaaaatcaagcaaCATAAAGGCATGGAAGTTATCGAATTTTCTCTAACAGTGcaagaaatacaggcagtccctttGTATATGAAGAGCTACCCAACCTCAGTTAGGCTCAGGGAAAATAAGCTGCAATATCAGCTAGATACATTGTTCCCATCACACTGAAAACTATCAACTTTTGTACTATCGTGTCTTGCTTAATGACGTGGAACAAGCCCTGTCCTACAGACTTCTACGGGGTGGACATAGGTAAAGGTCTTTTGAAGGCAGATGGATGGCTAATGTGTTTTCAAGAGATATTTGGAAATATGTAACGCAACTTAAAAGATGCATATTTTCCCATGTAGGAGTCTACCTCTTGGAAGGCATCTGACTAAATCACTTATACCTATGCACAAAATGCTCCCACTAGCACGTTTTTGGTAGGCACACAAGAAATATTACAAAAACAAAGGGAAAATGGCATCTGAAATGCAtacaaaaatttgaaattctaatggccagaacagaattttaaaacctCTCGCTACAGAAGGGGCATGGGAGTGAAGAAAAACTCGCTTacagggaagagaaagagagcaggGAATCTGGTTGACTCACCCTTAAGTAGTCACAAGATTCTGTCAATTCCTTCCAATTTTGCTGCTGCTTCCCTTCGGGTCTCTTGGGAAATTTCTGGAGTAGAGCTTTTCTGTCGTACTCTCCTTGCctgatgggaaaaagaaaaacgtGTTAAGAGGACACACCCCAGGTTTCTCTCCCAACATAAGATAAGAATTCTGGGGTCCCAGTCCTATTGTTTTGGGATGAGGGAGGTATTGAATCACTGTGATTTTTTCCAAGGCTCCCCAGTCCCTCATCTCAGATTCATCCTACAACCTATTCAGCCCCCACATTTTGTCCATTCTCTACCGTAAGCTACATTCTGTTGTATTGTCCCTGCCATGTTCAAAGCTCCAAGATTTACCCTGGCCCCTCCCCTTAGTGATTATCCGGGAGCATATTCAGCCCTTGGCTATTTCTCTCCAGTTACCCTGTCCTATTTCTCTCCAGTTACCCTGATGGCAGAACACACGACATAGAGATGAAAACACATCATCTCTTTCAATACACAAGGACCTTCCATGTTCCTCACCTTTGTCtttgttccttctctctttccaagTTGGTAAAGGGCCAAAGAGTCTGAGGCTCCTGGGGTTTCTTTGGCTCCATGTTCTCCTTCATCTTTTTTGAGCCCAAGGCTTTGGGCACTACAACCCTACTCCAGCACTTTATGGGGCACCTCTTACTTCTTGCTGTGTGCCCAAAGGCTCCGCAGTTTTTGCACTTCCTCTGTGGGTGGAGAAAGGGCTGGTTggtgactcagcaaaaataacagGCAGATTTCAAAAGCTCAGTATCAGATCAGATTTTAATAGTTAGGTCTTCTTTTGAGAAGGGAACATCTGCACATGGCCCGATATGTTAAGGAATTTCAGGAGATTATGGCCCTGCCCATGTTAGAGCAGGGGACTGGGAGGAACAACTGGGAAGTCTAAGGATGAGGATTATGAGCCAGATTTCAAGACATTGACAAACACTAGGCTGGAAAGGACACTAACTAGGGAGTAAGAATCCTCCTCAAACAGTATAAATGGGCTAATTAGCCCGGTGAGAAGGTCGCAAACAGGACCAGCATTAAATGAGAAAGAACAATTGAGTTAAGGACACAGAAGTTTACATGTTCAAACCATCTCTCTGGAATCCATTCAgctcttctggttcctgagaggTCCAAGCCTCCACTTACCCTGGGATCTTCCTGCTCTGGTTGGGGAACATTTTGGGCCACCGGTCCTCTCCATTGCCTCTTCATGGTCTGGACTTTATGGGGTCTGTCAGGCTGACCCTATTTGTAATCAACTGCCGTCTGCCTCAGCTCCTTCAAGCTTCAGGCCAGTCTTCCTCAGAAATTGACTTGGTTTCCTAAATCACAAGATAAGGAAAACATTGTATATAGACGGAGACAAAATTCCTCATATGCCTTCATCTCCCAATCGGTACGAAGGTGCCCACTAAGTTAAATCTAGATCATTTTCCTCTGCTCACAAAGTCAGCTCATCCTCTACCACGATTATCTCCTCCCACAAAGGGAGCTGCCCTCAGATCAAACTCTTGTCACATAGTTGGTGAATTAGAATTTGTACCATTGAATGCCTGGTTCTGATTTTGATAGTTTAGCATAAGCGACTGTACTAGGGAAAAAAAGCCTAAGTTTCCCCAGACTTACAAAAAACTCAAAGGCGATGGGAATGGTACGTCTATTCTTTGTCAAATTTATATAAAcgtctggggaaaaaaatattttcttcttaaaagctaaaaCTTCCACCCTTTAcatgttgcagtcaagttgattccgactcatagcaaccccataggacagagtaaaactaccctatagggcttccgaggagtggctggtacacTCAGACTGCcacccttgtggttagcagcccagtgcttaaccactgcaacaccagggcttcaCCTTTTACATCAGAGGAGGCAATTTCCAATGACGAATGAACACTGAAATTCATTGTCTCCCTTAGTAGATTGGGACCTTCACAGCTGATGACATGGACTGTTTTGTTTAGTGGTTTACCTTCATTGTCTCACGTTATAACTCATTTCTGATAAATGCACAATGAATCTACATGAAATAAGAATGCACAATTTAATTCTTTAGTCTTTTAATTACTTTGGCAAAACCACCAGGCCTCTACAACTACTCATGCACTATCCCACACAAGGCAGGACACTGGGCTATATTTACTTTGAAACTCAAATCTTCATGCAATAATTGAATTCAGAATGATACATTTTATCAGCTTTAAAATGCTAAACAATGCTTACCTCCATACCAAGAGCCAAAACACTGTAGATTTTCAAAAGGGCTATATCTCTGAGCCTTTAGaagaagttaaaattaaaaaaaaaaaaaaagactaacctGAAGCCCAACTGTCTGTGGCTGTGTCAACACATCCTCAATGGATGAATACTGGAATGGCTCCGTGGTACAGGTTCCAGGGTGTGAGATTCCAAAATAAGCAGTAGGATTCCTTCTCAAAGACTCTGAATAGGCTAAACAGCCGGGAGAGGAGCTCACAAACCTGAAGAGAAGACCGCACTGGACTAAGAACAATGGACTCACAAGCTTTTATGTTGTCTCAAAGTCACGTGATTTATGTGCTCTTTAATCGAATCAATCCAATCCATCACATTCAATTAATCCAATATAACCCAATCACAGTTGATCTCATTAAATCTTTAGATTGGCTCCTTTGTAATGTAATTCATTCACTCTAATGCAATCAATCAATAATTTGATTTGCTTAATCCAATCACATTTACCTATTCTAGTTAATCTAATACCACCACAGTTATCTAATTTGGTAATTTGTTGCTTAATatttccagtttaaaaaaaaataaatctggaACCTGAAGCAGTACTAGCTGAAGAAAGAATCCAATGGAAGACGGGAGGGAAAATGTGAAAAGAAGGGCCCAGACTTCCATGTAGGACCAAGTAGGTAGAGCCGGATGTCGGTGGGGACAGTCTCTGGTCCTGGCCACCAAGGTCGTAGGGTCCAGGCTTCTTCCCAGATAAATAACACTGGGCACAAGGgaactgacaatctgcttcctcaGACCTTTGAGGACACAAGTTCTCAAGGCACTTGGCCCTACACAGTCTATTCGGATCTCACAGATAGACACTGGGTTACAGTGGGATATGGACATGAGTTGGGTGCATGATAAGGAGTCAGAAAGGAAATGGATTCAGGCTGAACTGGAAGGGCAGAATCCCTTGAGAGGGGCCAGTGGGGTAGGGTTGCAGATGCTTGTGCTTTGTCGGGCTAAAGAGCTGAGAAGATGGAGTCTGAGTCCAAgaaaatttgaatccaccagctgctctttggaaaccctatgaggcagtaatCCTGAGTCCCATagggacaccatgagttggaatggactccacccAATGGCTTTGATtgttttctttagtcttctttttttaatccagagGTAATTCCTGAATTCCAGTCTCAGATGATCTAATCAAATCTTTAGATCCGCTCCCAAAGTAATGTAAACCATTCACTCTAAGGCAATCAACCCAATCAAATTCAATTTGAGTTAACCCAATCACATTTACCTAATCTAGTTAATCTAATATAATTGCAATGATCTCATCATCTAATTTGtcaatttgttttttaagatttccAGTTTAATATTTGCAGTTGTagttttcataattttaaaaaaatcttccaagtctttaaatgctagcaaacagccatctaagatacatcaatgggtctcaaccaacccggaacaaaggagaataaagaacaccaaagacacaaggtaattctgagcccaagacacagaaagggccgcataaacaagagaccacatcagcctgagaccagaagaaccacatggtgcccggctacaaccaatgactgccctgacagggaacacaacagagaaggcCTGATGGAGGAGGAGACCAGCGGGATTCAGATCTcaaaatctaattaaaaaaaccagacttaatggtctgactgagactagaaggaacccagaggtcatggtccccagaccttctgttagcccaagaaaggaaccattcccaaagccaactcttcagacagggatggcactagactatgggacagaaaatcaTACAGGTGAAgagtcagcttcttggatcaagtagacacacgagactatgtgggcagctcctatctggaggggaaatCAGAGGGGAGAGAGTGTCAGAAGCTGTCCGAATgggcatgaaaatagagagtggagggaaggagtgtgctgtcttgttagggggagtgcaactagaagtatattacaaggtgtatataaatgttttgtatgagagactgacttgacttgtaaactttcacttaaagcacaataaaaattgtttttaaaaatcttccaaGCCCTGAAATCATGAAATTTCACCCTACATTTTCTAATGTATCTCTATATTTTTCCAATTCTATACATAACCTTGATGCATttcacatatatattaaaaattatggGAGATGGTTATACGATTACATTTGTTTTCATCCaagaataacaaccaaaaaaaccaaacctgttgccgtccagtcctttccgactcatagcagccctgcaggacagaataggactgccctatagagtttccaatgagtggctggtgggttccaactgctgacatttggaaagcatccgagctcttaacaactgcaccaccagaggtTCCAtccaacattgttgttgttgttaggtgccgtccagttagttccgactcatagcgaccctatgcacaacagaacaaaacactacccagacCTGAGCCATCCTTGGAATCGTTGtcacgcttgagctcattgttgcagccactgtatcaatccacctcgttgagggtcttccacttttccagcGTTCcccaaaccaaacgaaaccctGTTTCCCCAAACCAAACGAaaccttgttgccatcgagtcgattctgaattacagagaccctataggacagagtagaactgccccacagagtttcaaaggattgcctggcggatttgaactgccgacctttaggttagcagccatagcacttaaccactatgcgaccagTGTTTCCTTGAAATCAATGTTTCCTTTACAAATTAGAGAGTAATTATTTCCTTACTGATGTGCAAAACCAACTCTGATATTTCAGAATTCATTACACATGAAGGTCTGTTTAGGGGCAAAATAGTCTAACCATTAGTCTCTGGTTTTCAAGTGGACAAATACTATACGATCTCACCtatgtgaaataagcaaatagaCGTTGCCATTGTCTTTAGGCgctgtcaagttagttccaactcatagccaccctacataaCAGAATGGAAAagtgccccatcctgcaccatgctcacaattgctgcatgcttgagtccattatggcagccactatgtcaatccatctccttgattgtctttttccctgaccttccactttactgagcatgatgtccttctccagggactagtctctcctgataatatgcccaaactatgtgagacaaagtctcacaattcttgctcctggctgtacttcttccaagacaaatttggtcGAAGTTCTGTCTCTTCATGGTATATATTTGATAcattcaacaccataattcaaaggcatcaccttTCTTTCAGTCTTCGCTATTCGTTGTGCGGCCTTCccgtgcatgtgaggtgactgtagcaccatggcttgggtcaagtgcac
The Loxodonta africana isolate mLoxAfr1 chromosome 21, mLoxAfr1.hap2, whole genome shotgun sequence DNA segment above includes these coding regions:
- the LOC135228396 gene encoding protein FAM90A27P-like; this encodes MEPKKPQEPQTLWPFTNLEREKEQRQRQGEYDRKALLQKFPKRPEGKQQQNWKELTESCDYLRHPCRPMPVHTTTMRSVLDPSLRNWTPVRKPDQKSIFLERSPIQDHDPSFFSSHGQTKEVDITGSSQPATKHFGQDSTLMAKTTDNRCDACAYYVSQPASKTLALGHVLSPKAEAQGPDRISKSSPQPTRGRRGQDSPLSVQAPGKRSAQTPKQNCLNSVKKAKLTTLQIVQESRKRLDVGAGQPLFNSTEFGPNGPPQVTGMTDLQPPHSRPQLNTVETSPILPPPLSSSVARQPLRIVFTRLENGQWSSRFRTSPTSLPPE